One genomic window of Luteitalea pratensis includes the following:
- a CDS encoding DUF4255 domain-containing protein — protein MSGPLAFATVTAVLKDLLNDGLVNSDLSAILGTVKVSALPPDRIATGADEPSQLNVFLYQVTANPGWRNADLPSRSSGGDQRLSNPPLAVDLHYLLTAYGAQDLDAEVLLGYAMQLMHETPVLTRQAIRRTFSANSPVSDRLMPASVIDRNPADLADQIEQCKLTPRYLTTDELSKLWAAMQARYRPTMAYTVSVVLLQRTTPTRAALPVREAKLHVVPVARPVIEQVDPAFGPVGTAVRLRGQSLRGGITKVRVGSQQVAPAAQAVSGDSVQLTIPASLRAGLAAVQVVHEVQLGEPPTARPGVGVESNVAAFVVTPIVTSPSPHTLAADRTLSIAVSPPIARDQRVVVLPGDSALLVLARPDDDPPTSGTITVTIPPGWPPGTHLLRVQVDGAMSPLVVDSDAGSPTFNQYVGPTVTIP, from the coding sequence ATGAGCGGCCCGCTCGCGTTCGCGACTGTCACGGCCGTCCTGAAGGATCTCCTCAACGACGGACTGGTCAACAGCGATCTCTCCGCGATCCTGGGCACCGTCAAGGTCAGTGCGCTGCCGCCGGACCGCATTGCCACCGGCGCCGACGAGCCGAGTCAGCTCAACGTGTTCCTCTACCAGGTGACCGCGAATCCCGGATGGCGCAACGCGGATTTGCCGTCGCGGTCGAGCGGCGGCGATCAGCGGCTGTCCAACCCGCCGCTGGCGGTGGACCTGCACTACCTGCTCACGGCCTACGGCGCGCAGGATCTCGATGCCGAGGTGCTGCTCGGGTACGCGATGCAGTTGATGCACGAGACACCGGTCCTCACGCGTCAGGCCATCAGGCGTACGTTCAGCGCGAACTCGCCGGTCAGCGACAGGCTGATGCCGGCGTCGGTGATCGATCGCAACCCGGCCGACCTCGCCGATCAGATCGAGCAGTGCAAACTGACGCCGCGGTACCTCACCACCGACGAGCTGTCGAAGCTGTGGGCGGCCATGCAGGCGCGCTACCGGCCGACGATGGCATACACGGTGTCGGTCGTGCTGCTGCAGCGCACGACGCCCACGCGCGCAGCGCTGCCGGTACGCGAGGCGAAGCTGCACGTGGTGCCGGTCGCACGGCCGGTCATCGAGCAGGTCGACCCCGCGTTCGGACCGGTGGGCACGGCCGTGCGCTTGCGAGGGCAGTCGCTCCGCGGTGGAATCACGAAGGTGCGTGTCGGCAGCCAGCAGGTCGCGCCAGCAGCGCAGGCCGTCTCTGGAGACTCGGTGCAACTCACCATCCCGGCGTCCCTTCGCGCAGGGCTCGCCGCCGTGCAGGTCGTGCACGAAGTGCAGCTCGGCGAGCCGCCCACCGCGAGGCCAGGTGTCGGCGTCGAGTCCAACGTCGCGGCGTTCGTGGTCACGCCGATCGTCACCAGCCCGTCGCCGCACACGCTTGCCGCCGATCGCACCCTCAGCATCGCTGTGTCGCCGCCGATCGCCCGCGACCAGCGTGTCGTCGTGCTGCCCGGCGACTCCGCGCTGCTGGTGCTCGCGCGTCCCGACGACGATCCGCCAACGAGCGGGACGATTACCGTGACCATTCCGCCCGGTTGGCCGCCGGGTACACACCTCCTGCGGGTGCAGGTCGACGGTGCGATGAGTCCGCTCGTGGTGGACAGCGATGCCGGCAGCCCGACGTTCAACCAGTATGTCGGCCCCACGGTGACGATCCCATGA
- a CDS encoding phage tail sheath family protein — MPVSVSYPGVYVEELPSGVRTIAGVATSITAFVGKALRGPVNEPVTLTNYGDFERTFGGLHVSLPLGYAVRDFFLNGGAQAVVVRLYKKPATAAGTATLEVSELTLQAASPGAWGMQLRARVDKKAATDPNLVAAAQRLGVPPADVFDLTLRDGITGAIESHLNLTTKESARRADRVLANESLQARVASSVALPKDASPAKHVGALTDVDVWTAAAKSTAAKSDAADAGTDSDPIGTADYKGSAANKTGLYALEKTDLFNLLCIAADARGGDVPDDVYQEAMAYCAKRRALLIVDAKAGWTTVPAAQSGAAGMGLNGDAARNAAIYFPRIRQADSKLDGLVDTFAAAGMVAGVLARTDGQRGVWKAPAGLDASLNGVAGLSVEMTDAENGLLNPLGINCLRSFPVHGRVVWGARTLRGADAAADEYKYVPVRRTALYIEESLYRGLKWVVFEPNDEPLWAQIRLNAGAFMHNLFRQGAFQGRTPREAYLVKCDRETTTQNDINLGIVNILVGFAPLRPAEFVIIRLQQLAGQIQA; from the coding sequence ATGCCCGTGTCCGTCAGCTACCCCGGCGTGTACGTCGAGGAACTTCCCAGTGGCGTCCGCACGATTGCCGGAGTGGCGACCTCGATCACCGCGTTTGTCGGCAAGGCACTACGCGGCCCCGTCAATGAACCTGTCACGCTCACGAACTATGGCGACTTCGAACGTACATTCGGAGGCCTCCACGTGTCGCTGCCGCTCGGCTATGCGGTGCGCGACTTCTTCCTGAACGGCGGCGCGCAGGCGGTCGTCGTCCGGCTCTACAAGAAGCCCGCGACGGCAGCCGGCACGGCGACGCTCGAGGTGTCGGAGCTGACGTTGCAAGCCGCGTCGCCCGGCGCATGGGGCATGCAGCTGCGCGCGCGCGTGGACAAGAAGGCCGCCACTGACCCCAACCTCGTGGCTGCCGCGCAGCGGCTTGGCGTCCCACCCGCCGACGTGTTCGACCTGACGCTCCGTGACGGGATCACCGGCGCGATCGAGAGCCACCTCAACCTCACAACGAAGGAGAGCGCGCGGCGCGCCGATCGCGTGCTCGCCAACGAGTCCTTGCAGGCGAGGGTGGCGAGCAGCGTTGCGTTGCCCAAGGATGCGAGCCCTGCCAAGCACGTCGGTGCGCTCACCGACGTCGACGTCTGGACCGCCGCCGCCAAGTCCACCGCAGCCAAGTCGGACGCTGCTGACGCGGGCACCGACAGCGATCCGATCGGAACAGCCGACTACAAGGGCAGCGCCGCGAACAAGACCGGGCTCTACGCCCTCGAGAAGACGGACCTGTTCAACCTGCTCTGCATCGCTGCTGACGCACGGGGTGGCGACGTTCCAGACGACGTGTACCAGGAGGCCATGGCCTACTGCGCGAAGCGGCGAGCGTTGCTGATTGTCGACGCCAAGGCCGGGTGGACGACCGTGCCTGCCGCGCAATCCGGCGCTGCCGGCATGGGCCTGAACGGAGACGCGGCGCGCAATGCGGCGATCTACTTCCCGCGCATTCGCCAGGCCGACTCGAAACTCGATGGCCTCGTGGACACGTTCGCCGCAGCCGGCATGGTCGCGGGTGTGCTGGCCCGCACCGACGGCCAGCGCGGCGTGTGGAAGGCGCCGGCGGGTCTCGATGCCTCGCTGAACGGCGTCGCCGGGCTGAGCGTCGAGATGACTGACGCCGAGAACGGGCTGCTGAATCCGCTCGGCATCAACTGCCTGCGCAGCTTCCCCGTGCACGGTCGTGTCGTGTGGGGCGCGCGCACGCTGCGCGGCGCCGACGCCGCCGCCGACGAATACAAGTACGTGCCCGTGCGCCGCACGGCGCTCTACATCGAGGAGAGCCTGTACCGCGGGCTCAAGTGGGTGGTCTTCGAACCCAACGACGAGCCGCTCTGGGCCCAGATCCGGCTGAACGCCGGCGCGTTCATGCACAACCTCTTCAGGCAGGGCGCGTTCCAGGGCCGCACACCGCGTGAGGCGTATCTCGTCAAATGCGACCGCGAGACGACGACACAGAACGACATCAACCTCGGCATCGTGAACATCCTCGTCGGCTTCGCGCCGCTGAGGCCGGCCGAGTTCGTGATCATCAGGCTGCAGCAGCTCGCCGGCCAGATCCAGGCCTGA
- a CDS encoding sensor histidine kinase, producing MTSVIVWLEAARMSVSLAVWDLAQMARDVCAALGASLVEVPPIDIESAEVVHVTCDGALVRRVIENLVSNGLKHSPRGARVRISIACGDSHARVAVHDQGRGVRPDAREKIFEKFGTVETRQASIHNSVGLGLAFCKLAIEAHGGTIGVDPGVPAGSTFWFELPL from the coding sequence ATGACATCCGTCATCGTCTGGCTCGAAGCCGCCAGGATGTCCGTGAGTCTGGCGGTGTGGGATCTGGCCCAGATGGCGCGCGATGTGTGCGCGGCACTGGGGGCCAGTCTCGTGGAGGTACCACCCATCGACATCGAAAGCGCTGAGGTCGTGCATGTGACCTGCGACGGCGCGCTCGTCCGCAGGGTCATCGAGAACCTGGTCAGCAACGGCCTCAAGCACTCGCCGAGGGGCGCCAGGGTGCGCATCTCGATCGCGTGCGGCGACAGCCACGCGCGTGTGGCGGTCCACGACCAGGGGCGCGGGGTGCGCCCGGACGCCAGGGAGAAGATCTTCGAGAAGTTCGGAACGGTCGAGACTCGACAGGCCTCGATTCACAACTCCGTCGGATTGGGTCTCGCCTTCTGCAAACTCGCGATCGAGGCGCACGGCGGCACCATTGGCGTCGATCCAGGGGTGCCGGCAGGCAGCACGTTCTGGTTCGAACTCCCGCTGTGA
- a CDS encoding phage tail protein, which yields MAQFTVNAQRFDPYKNFKFRVKWDGRYVAGVSKVSALKRTTEVVKHREGGDPSSTRKSPGRTEYEAITLERGVTHDVEFERWANKVWNFGAGLGAEVSLRDFRKDLIIELYNEAGQVVLAYRVYRCWVSEFQAQADLDGNANAVLIQHIKLEHEGWERDLEVVEPSEPTFSVP from the coding sequence ATGGCGCAGTTCACGGTCAACGCACAGCGCTTCGACCCGTACAAGAACTTCAAGTTCCGGGTGAAGTGGGACGGCCGCTACGTGGCGGGCGTGAGCAAGGTGAGCGCCCTCAAGCGCACCACCGAAGTAGTCAAGCACCGCGAGGGCGGCGATCCGAGCAGCACTCGCAAGTCGCCGGGACGCACCGAGTACGAGGCGATCACGCTCGAGCGCGGCGTGACCCACGACGTCGAGTTCGAACGCTGGGCCAACAAGGTCTGGAACTTCGGTGCGGGGCTCGGGGCCGAGGTGTCGCTGCGCGACTTCCGCAAGGACCTCATCATCGAGCTCTACAACGAGGCCGGCCAGGTCGTGCTCGCGTATCGCGTGTACCGGTGCTGGGTGTCCGAGTTCCAGGCGCAAGCCGATCTGGACGGAAACGCGAACGCGGTGCTGATCCAGCACATCAAGCTGGAACACGAGGGCTGGGAACGCGACCTCGAGGTGGTGGAGCCCAGCGAGCCCACGTTCTCGGTGCCGTGA
- a CDS encoding multicopper oxidase domain-containing protein codes for MVRLDAGPLRATAPVITTALILGIATCWASSERPAIVSGTVTAAPLTLEPIVANDNRRSAGTLEASTLTVRLEAREGEWRPDGAQSPGLLVSAFAVAGQPLEVPAPLVRVIEGTKVHAYISNRLAGAIVVHGLYTRPAASPDASAPLVVPPGETREVRFLAGRAGTYYYWAAPDAATTLDDRKGRDTQLSGAFIVDPRDDRPAADRVLVVTGWDNDLPLGDERRTFRYAINGRSWPQTERLEYRVGDVVRMRLVNASDGVHPMHLHGFYFNVDGRGDERAHALLPDGSPPRLVVTERMAIGSTFALTWKPTRPGNWLFHCHDTEHIVRGGPLDGAPPPEANAHRHVENHALEMMVGPVMGITVTGASAEAPEPAGNRRQLRLAVRVGTGGTDAEPAFGYALDNGSPASPVLSAVGPTILLKRGEPVSIAVVNELPDPTSVHWHGIELESYFDGVPGFAGQGKRIAPVIAPGATFEARFTPPRSGTFMYHSHVDELRQQQAGLTGALLVLDDPSAYDPEHDIVLVVTVPRKDADSAVVLLNGSSTPAPLQMRVGQRYRLRFINLHTFRPAMRMRLLEGTTLATWTGVAKDGMDLPAERRTEGPAEIQMGNGEAYDFEFAPAQGGAMHVDVTSAVGQLLVTMPITVR; via the coding sequence ATGGTGCGACTCGACGCCGGACCGCTTCGTGCAACCGCGCCGGTGATCACGACGGCGCTGATCCTGGGCATCGCAACGTGCTGGGCTTCATCGGAGCGGCCGGCGATCGTTTCGGGCACCGTGACCGCTGCTCCGCTGACGCTCGAGCCGATCGTCGCCAATGACAACCGGAGGAGTGCGGGCACGCTGGAGGCCAGTACGCTGACCGTGCGGCTCGAGGCCAGGGAGGGTGAGTGGCGGCCCGACGGCGCGCAGTCACCGGGCCTGCTGGTGAGTGCATTCGCCGTCGCCGGCCAGCCGCTGGAGGTGCCGGCACCCCTCGTACGTGTGATCGAAGGCACGAAGGTGCACGCGTACATCAGCAACCGCCTCGCGGGTGCGATTGTCGTACACGGGCTCTACACACGCCCTGCCGCGTCCCCGGATGCATCCGCTCCCCTGGTTGTGCCCCCCGGCGAAACCCGGGAGGTCCGGTTCCTCGCGGGGCGGGCGGGCACGTACTACTACTGGGCCGCGCCTGACGCGGCAACTACGCTCGATGACCGGAAGGGACGCGACACACAGCTGTCCGGGGCTTTCATCGTCGATCCACGCGACGATCGCCCAGCGGCAGACCGTGTACTGGTGGTCACGGGGTGGGACAACGATTTGCCCCTCGGCGACGAACGGCGCACGTTCCGGTACGCGATCAACGGACGCTCGTGGCCGCAGACCGAGCGGCTGGAGTATCGGGTGGGCGACGTGGTTCGGATGCGACTGGTGAACGCGAGCGACGGCGTGCACCCCATGCACTTGCACGGTTTCTACTTCAACGTCGACGGGCGGGGCGATGAGCGTGCGCATGCGCTGCTGCCTGACGGCTCACCGCCACGACTCGTCGTGACCGAACGGATGGCGATTGGCTCCACGTTCGCGCTGACGTGGAAGCCCACGCGACCCGGCAACTGGCTGTTCCACTGCCACGATACCGAGCACATCGTGCGCGGCGGGCCGCTCGACGGGGCACCTCCGCCGGAAGCCAATGCCCATCGACACGTGGAGAACCATGCCCTGGAGATGATGGTGGGACCCGTCATGGGTATCACCGTGACTGGTGCCAGCGCGGAGGCGCCGGAGCCGGCAGGAAACCGCCGTCAGTTGCGCCTGGCCGTGCGCGTGGGCACAGGGGGCACCGATGCCGAGCCTGCGTTTGGGTATGCGTTGGACAACGGCTCGCCGGCGTCACCGGTGTTGTCGGCCGTCGGCCCGACGATCCTCTTGAAGCGCGGCGAACCTGTGAGCATTGCCGTTGTCAACGAGCTGCCCGATCCCACGTCGGTGCACTGGCACGGGATCGAGCTGGAGAGCTATTTCGACGGTGTCCCCGGGTTCGCCGGCCAGGGAAAGCGCATCGCGCCGGTGATCGCCCCGGGCGCCACGTTCGAGGCCCGCTTCACGCCGCCGCGCTCCGGCACGTTCATGTATCACTCCCACGTCGACGAACTCCGGCAACAGCAGGCGGGGCTGACCGGCGCTTTGCTCGTGCTCGACGACCCGTCCGCCTACGACCCCGAGCACGACATCGTGCTCGTCGTGACCGTCCCGCGAAAGGATGCCGACAGCGCGGTCGTGCTGCTCAACGGCTCGTCCACACCCGCGCCACTCCAGATGCGCGTGGGCCAGCGATATCGGCTGCGGTTCATCAACCTTCACACGTTCCGCCCCGCCATGCGCATGCGCCTGCTGGAGGGCACGACCCTGGCAACGTGGACGGGCGTGGCCAAGGACGGCATGGACCTGCCCGCCGAACGTCGCACCGAAGGTCCCGCGGAGATCCAGATGGGCAACGGCGAGGCGTACGACTTCGAGTTCGCGCCCGCGCAAGGCGGCGCGATGCACGTGGACGTCACGAGCGCTGTTGGCCAGTTGCTGGTGACGATGCCAATCACCGTGCGCTGA
- a CDS encoding ABC transporter permease, with protein sequence MYQIWHDLRHALRLLRKTPGFTAVAILTLGLGLGTCTAIYTVVYGVLLRPLPYPQPDRIMQLWQITARTTQGQFSDPNYDDLCDQNHTFESMAAFSVNVTSVTGGASPVRVTYAGISRDMLRVLGMRPRLGRAFTPDEQVLGANPAVLVSHGFWREQLGSNPDLSGITLKFDDRTYDVIGVMPQEFRVPADAQLWVPRELEPRLPSRTAHNWRVIGRLRDGATLQQARNDLRGIAQRLKQQYGDDTTMVDVAVVPLHDQLVGRVRPLLLILLGAVGCLLLVACANVVNLLLTRATTRQRELAVRAALGASRVQLLTPFLSESFVLAIAGGLLGVLVASVGVRGLLQMEPGGLPRLDDIAVSWPVLAFAFAVSLVTALLLGVLAATRAMKADTFARLKESQRTMAGGASSRLRSALVVVQLAVSLVLLIGAGLLGRSFLHLMQQRTGFRTEHLVTMELAGSASAGNEAEALLRRRIGFHDEIQALLRTLPGVTEVGGIDAFPLTGFGADGWFLILNGTPPPRDFDEFVAMIRNKERAGSAEFRIASPGYFKTMGIPLIRGRLFEERDTIDAPHVAVINEALAKSRWPDRDPIGLQIEYGNMDGDLRPYTIVGIVADTRDGGIAAAPSPMFYGNARQRPRGVATFTIVAHTTGEPSDLIGRAGQIVRMLDPDVPPRFRTIRQIVGQSVADRRFSLVLLTAFAGSALLLAVIGIYGVMSYVVTLRTQEIGVRVALGAKPGDIARLVLGQGARLIVAGLVIGLIGAGLLTRLLSTMLFEITPTDPVTYAAVAGVLALTAVAACQVPAWRATRVDPLTALRSE encoded by the coding sequence ATGTACCAGATCTGGCACGACCTGCGGCACGCGCTGCGTCTCCTCCGCAAGACCCCGGGCTTCACCGCCGTCGCGATCCTGACCCTCGGGCTCGGACTGGGCACCTGCACAGCCATCTACACCGTGGTCTACGGCGTGCTCCTCCGGCCGCTGCCGTATCCGCAACCCGATCGCATCATGCAGCTGTGGCAGATCACGGCGCGCACCACCCAGGGCCAGTTCTCGGACCCGAACTACGACGACCTTTGCGACCAGAACCACACGTTCGAGTCGATGGCGGCGTTCTCCGTGAATGTGACGTCGGTCACCGGCGGGGCGAGCCCGGTTCGCGTCACGTACGCCGGGATCTCGCGCGACATGCTGCGGGTGCTCGGCATGCGGCCGCGGCTCGGCCGCGCCTTCACGCCGGACGAGCAGGTACTGGGTGCCAATCCTGCGGTCCTGGTCAGCCACGGCTTCTGGCGCGAACAGCTCGGGAGCAATCCGGACCTTTCGGGGATCACCCTGAAGTTCGATGACCGGACCTATGACGTGATCGGGGTCATGCCGCAGGAATTCCGGGTCCCCGCGGACGCCCAGCTCTGGGTGCCGCGCGAACTGGAGCCGCGATTGCCTTCACGCACCGCGCACAACTGGCGCGTCATCGGCCGCCTGCGCGACGGGGCGACACTGCAGCAGGCGCGCAACGATTTGCGCGGCATTGCGCAGCGGCTCAAGCAGCAATACGGCGATGACACGACGATGGTGGACGTCGCAGTCGTGCCGCTGCACGATCAGTTGGTCGGTCGCGTCAGGCCGCTCCTCCTCATCCTTCTCGGCGCGGTCGGCTGCCTCCTCCTCGTCGCGTGCGCCAACGTCGTCAACCTGCTGTTGACGCGCGCGACGACGCGCCAGCGCGAACTGGCGGTACGCGCGGCGCTCGGCGCGAGCCGCGTGCAGCTGTTGACGCCGTTCCTCAGCGAGTCGTTCGTGCTGGCCATCGCGGGCGGGCTCCTCGGCGTGCTCGTGGCGTCCGTGGGCGTGCGCGGCCTGCTGCAGATGGAACCTGGCGGCCTGCCGCGGCTCGACGACATCGCCGTGAGCTGGCCCGTCCTCGCGTTCGCGTTCGCCGTCTCCCTCGTGACCGCCCTGCTCCTCGGCGTGCTCGCGGCCACGCGCGCGATGAAGGCCGACACCTTCGCACGGCTCAAGGAGAGCCAGCGGACGATGGCGGGTGGGGCGTCGAGCCGCCTGCGCAGCGCGCTGGTGGTCGTGCAGCTCGCGGTCTCGCTCGTGCTGCTGATCGGTGCCGGCCTGCTCGGGCGCAGCTTCCTGCACCTCATGCAACAGCGGACCGGGTTCCGTACGGAGCATCTCGTCACGATGGAACTCGCCGGGTCGGCCAGCGCTGGCAACGAGGCCGAGGCGCTGCTCCGGCGGCGCATCGGGTTCCACGACGAGATTCAGGCGCTGCTGCGCACGCTGCCCGGCGTGACCGAGGTCGGCGGCATCGACGCGTTCCCGCTGACCGGGTTCGGCGCCGACGGCTGGTTCCTGATCCTCAACGGGACACCGCCGCCACGGGACTTCGACGAGTTTGTCGCGATGATCCGCAACAAGGAACGGGCCGGCAGCGCGGAGTTCCGCATCGCCAGCCCGGGCTACTTCAAGACAATGGGGATTCCCCTCATCCGGGGCCGGCTGTTCGAGGAGCGAGACACGATCGACGCCCCGCACGTGGCGGTGATCAACGAGGCGCTGGCGAAGAGCCGCTGGCCCGATCGCGATCCGATCGGCCTGCAGATCGAATACGGCAACATGGACGGCGACCTGCGTCCGTACACCATCGTCGGCATCGTCGCCGACACGCGCGACGGCGGCATCGCAGCGGCCCCGTCGCCGATGTTCTACGGCAACGCGCGGCAGCGGCCGCGTGGCGTCGCGACGTTCACGATCGTCGCGCACACCACTGGCGAGCCGTCCGACCTGATCGGGCGTGCCGGCCAGATCGTGCGCATGCTGGACCCGGACGTTCCGCCGCGCTTCCGCACCATCAGGCAGATCGTGGGGCAATCGGTGGCGGATCGCCGCTTCAGCCTGGTGCTGCTCACGGCCTTCGCAGGGTCGGCGCTGCTGCTCGCGGTGATCGGCATCTACGGCGTGATGTCGTACGTCGTCACGCTGCGGACGCAGGAGATCGGTGTCCGAGTGGCGCTTGGCGCGAAGCCGGGGGACATTGCGCGCCTCGTGCTCGGGCAGGGCGCGCGGCTGATCGTGGCGGGGCTCGTGATCGGCCTGATCGGGGCGGGGCTGCTGACGCGGCTCTTGAGCACGATGCTGTTCGAGATCACGCCGACCGACCCCGTGACGTACGCGGCCGTCGCGGGCGTGCTCGCGCTGACTGCGGTCGCTGCGTGCCAAGTCCCGGCGTGGCGGGCGACGCGCGTTGACCCGCTGACCGCGCTCCGATCGGAGTGA
- a CDS encoding ATP-binding protein: MMDVGAWRAHNDAWLATAVHWLRLRLEVFIAGGQGDGTELDALAERLREAETSEPPPALVLLSQAFGLSVFERHVLLLGVASALDTGMAHLFARAQDNPSQPHPTFALALALFDAPEWEALSVTRPLRYWRLIELSAHGAVPVTLAPLRADERIVHFAKGLNTIDERLLPVLVPASMPALPLPASQQDIADMIAQRHAATGRVLVQLAGPNRSSKASVAAAAATAEGCQLRGLLPEALSQPPAEAETFVRLFQRERRLLPLALLVDLHDTDPTPLQIATVTRLASSEADAIGGSVFVSVREASRALSADALLVDVTTPTAEEQHDRWAEVAVPGRGCDGAARLAAQFDFDTAEIDRIADLASAGHGAPPACTALWRASVAFARPRLNGLAQRIDARATWKDIVLPPDAIRLLQHLAEQVRYRHQVHERWGWRARSARGLGVTALFAGESGTGKTMAAEVLAADLQLDLYRIDLSSIVSKYIGETEKNLREVFDAAEHGGALLLFDEADALFGKRSEVKDSHDRYANIETSYLLQRLESFDGLAILATNLRSNVDAAFVRRLRFIVPFPFPGQAERRAMWARAFPAATPVRDIDVDRLARLTVTGAAIHGIALTAAFMAAARDQAVDMALIREAARLEMRKREQPTNEVEAL, encoded by the coding sequence ATGATGGACGTGGGCGCCTGGCGGGCGCACAACGACGCCTGGCTGGCGACGGCCGTGCACTGGCTGCGCCTCCGGCTCGAGGTCTTCATCGCCGGCGGACAGGGCGACGGCACGGAGCTCGACGCGCTGGCCGAACGACTTCGCGAGGCCGAAACCAGTGAGCCACCGCCCGCACTCGTGCTGCTCTCGCAGGCGTTCGGCCTCAGCGTCTTCGAACGGCACGTCCTGCTGCTCGGCGTCGCGTCCGCGCTCGACACGGGGATGGCACACCTGTTTGCGAGGGCCCAGGACAATCCGTCGCAGCCTCATCCGACGTTCGCGCTCGCGCTGGCGCTGTTCGACGCTCCCGAATGGGAGGCGCTCTCGGTCACGAGACCCTTGCGCTACTGGCGGCTGATCGAGCTGTCGGCCCACGGCGCCGTGCCAGTGACACTGGCGCCCCTGCGGGCCGACGAGCGCATCGTGCACTTTGCCAAGGGACTCAACACCATCGACGAACGCCTGCTGCCAGTGCTCGTACCGGCCTCGATGCCCGCACTGCCGCTCCCCGCGTCGCAGCAGGACATCGCCGACATGATCGCGCAGCGGCATGCCGCCACCGGCCGGGTCCTCGTGCAACTGGCGGGGCCGAATCGATCGAGCAAGGCGTCAGTGGCGGCCGCGGCCGCGACCGCCGAGGGCTGCCAGTTGCGCGGCCTGCTGCCGGAGGCGCTGTCCCAGCCACCTGCCGAGGCCGAGACGTTCGTGCGGCTCTTCCAGCGCGAGCGGCGGCTGCTGCCGCTGGCGTTGCTCGTCGACCTGCACGACACCGATCCGACGCCACTGCAAATCGCGACGGTCACCAGGCTCGCGTCGTCAGAGGCCGATGCCATCGGCGGCAGCGTGTTCGTCAGCGTCAGGGAGGCGTCCCGCGCCCTGTCGGCAGACGCGCTGCTCGTGGACGTGACGACGCCCACGGCCGAGGAGCAGCACGACCGGTGGGCCGAGGTCGCGGTGCCGGGCCGGGGATGCGACGGAGCTGCCAGGCTCGCCGCACAGTTCGACTTCGACACCGCCGAGATCGATCGCATCGCGGATCTCGCGTCTGCGGGCCACGGGGCGCCTCCAGCGTGTACGGCACTCTGGCGCGCCAGCGTCGCATTCGCGCGCCCGCGGCTGAACGGCCTCGCGCAGCGCATCGACGCGCGGGCCACATGGAAGGACATCGTGCTGCCCCCGGACGCGATTCGGCTGCTGCAGCACCTGGCCGAGCAGGTGCGGTACAGGCACCAGGTGCACGAGCGCTGGGGCTGGCGCGCGCGATCGGCACGCGGGCTCGGCGTGACGGCACTCTTTGCCGGCGAGAGCGGCACGGGCAAGACGATGGCGGCCGAAGTGCTCGCTGCCGACCTGCAGCTCGATCTGTACCGGATCGACCTGTCGTCGATCGTCAGCAAGTACATCGGCGAAACCGAGAAGAACCTCCGCGAGGTGTTCGACGCCGCCGAGCACGGCGGTGCCCTGCTCCTGTTCGACGAGGCCGACGCGCTGTTCGGCAAGCGCAGCGAGGTGAAGGACAGCCACGATCGCTACGCGAACATCGAGACGAGCTACCTGCTCCAGCGCCTCGAGAGCTTCGACGGGCTGGCCATCCTGGCCACCAACCTGCGCAGCAACGTCGACGCCGCCTTCGTCCGCCGGCTGCGCTTCATTGTCCCGTTCCCGTTTCCCGGGCAGGCGGAACGTCGCGCGATGTGGGCCCGCGCCTTTCCTGCCGCGACGCCCGTCCGCGACATCGACGTGGATCGCCTCGCGCGGCTGACGGTGACCGGCGCGGCCATTCACGGCATTGCGCTCACGGCCGCGTTCATGGCCGCCGCGCGCGACCAGGCCGTCGACATGGCCCTGATTCGCGAGGCGGCGCGCCTGGAGATGCGCAAGCGCGAGCAGCCGACCAACGAAGTGGAGGCGCTGTGA